A region of Deltaproteobacteria bacterium DNA encodes the following proteins:
- a CDS encoding HlyC/CorC family transporter, with translation MLELLAAGAALAGRALLQAADTALLAVAEDELRAEEQHHPLRTRWLLELKREPESTAAALRGASSALLAFAAVACAIVVGDILFRAGVHSSSRSSLQLVAGLLAGAVALVIDLAPRSLASARPLSWSLALAAPAWSVCRLLRLPVRLLLKLFDALLLRRGATARYTPPPPPLQEIEKILSDEARGGGTGAPSPELVHGLFSFAERTAKEIMVPRTRVVGVPIDATPGQVIELLAEEGHTRMPVYEGDLDHIKGVLHAKDVIPLLAHPELIVLQDIVRPALFVPWTKPVGELLREMQLKRSLIALVVDEYGGFSGIVTLEDILEEIVGEIRDEHDKEGPAPQFGPDGTALVRAETRVEELNHALGARLPNQGDFETLGGLLNSTAGAIPQAGDRFYIGGLELTVVQRDERRVRLVRVARSKSAPPAAPRA, from the coding sequence ATGCTCGAGCTCCTGGCGGCAGGCGCCGCTCTCGCAGGCCGCGCCCTGCTGCAGGCGGCGGACACGGCACTGCTCGCCGTCGCCGAGGACGAGCTGCGTGCGGAAGAACAGCATCATCCGCTGCGCACGCGCTGGCTGCTCGAGTTGAAGCGCGAGCCCGAGTCCACCGCGGCGGCGCTGCGCGGCGCGTCCTCCGCCCTGCTCGCGTTCGCCGCCGTCGCCTGCGCCATCGTCGTCGGCGACATCCTCTTTCGCGCCGGCGTGCATTCGAGCTCGCGGAGCTCGCTGCAACTGGTGGCGGGCCTTTTGGCGGGCGCCGTGGCACTGGTGATCGATCTGGCGCCGCGTTCGCTCGCGTCGGCGCGGCCGCTCTCGTGGAGCCTTGCGCTCGCGGCACCGGCCTGGTCAGTCTGCCGCCTGCTGCGACTGCCGGTGCGGCTCTTGCTGAAGCTCTTCGACGCCTTGCTCCTGCGGCGCGGAGCGACCGCGCGGTACACCCCGCCCCCGCCGCCGCTGCAGGAGATCGAGAAGATCCTCAGCGACGAAGCGCGGGGAGGCGGAACCGGAGCACCTTCGCCGGAGCTGGTGCACGGGCTCTTCTCGTTCGCCGAGCGCACGGCGAAGGAGATCATGGTCCCGCGCACGCGGGTCGTCGGGGTGCCGATCGACGCGACGCCCGGGCAGGTCATCGAGCTGCTCGCGGAAGAGGGCCATACGCGGATGCCGGTGTACGAGGGGGACCTCGATCACATCAAAGGGGTCCTCCATGCCAAGGACGTCATCCCGCTGTTGGCGCACCCGGAGCTGATCGTGCTCCAGGACATCGTTCGCCCGGCGCTCTTCGTTCCCTGGACCAAGCCGGTCGGCGAGCTCCTGCGGGAGATGCAGCTGAAGCGCTCCCTGATCGCGCTGGTGGTCGACGAGTACGGCGGGTTCTCCGGCATCGTCACCCTCGAGGACATCCTCGAGGAGATCGTCGGCGAGATCCGCGACGAGCACGACAAGGAAGGCCCCGCGCCGCAGTTCGGCCCGGACGGGACGGCGCTCGTCCGCGCGGAGACGCGTGTCGAGGAGCTGAACCATGCTCTCGGCGCGCGGTTGCCGAACCAGGGCGATTTCGAGACCCTGGGCGGTCTGCTCAATTCGACCGCCGGAGCGATCCCGCAGGCCGGCGACCGCTTCTACATCGG
- the purQ gene encoding phosphoribosylformylglycinamidine synthase subunit PurQ, translated as MLFAVVVFPGSNCDHDVYHVAKHVLGSAARYVWHKDRDLRGADVVVLPGGFSYGDYLRTGAIARFSPIMEEVRKFAHRGGHLIGICNGFQILLEAGLLPGAMRRNDSLKYVCRDVNLKVENAMTPWTRRYAKGDVIRIPIGHGDGNYFIDDEGLRRLEGEQQIAFRYVDQAGIRGISGSNPNGSLADIAGITNARGNVLGMMPHPERLAEGVLGGEDGRRLFESIVDALG; from the coding sequence ATGCTCTTCGCGGTAGTCGTCTTCCCCGGCAGCAATTGCGACCACGATGTCTACCACGTGGCGAAGCACGTCCTGGGCTCCGCCGCCCGGTACGTCTGGCACAAGGATAGGGACCTGCGCGGTGCCGACGTGGTGGTGCTGCCCGGCGGCTTCTCCTATGGCGACTATCTCCGCACCGGCGCCATCGCGCGGTTCTCGCCGATCATGGAAGAGGTGCGGAAGTTCGCCCATCGGGGTGGGCACCTGATCGGCATCTGCAACGGGTTCCAGATCCTCCTCGAAGCGGGCCTCCTTCCCGGCGCGATGCGCCGCAACGATTCGCTCAAGTACGTCTGCCGCGACGTGAATCTCAAGGTGGAGAACGCCATGACGCCCTGGACGCGCAGGTACGCGAAGGGTGACGTCATCCGCATCCCCATCGGCCACGGCGACGGCAACTACTTCATCGACGACGAAGGTTTGCGCAGGCTCGAGGGCGAGCAGCAAATCGCGTTTCGTTACGTCGACCAGGCGGGAATCCGCGGCATCTCGGGGAGCAACCCGAACGGCTCGCTCGCGGACATCGCCGGCATCACCAACGCGCGCGGCAACGTGCTCGGAATGATGCCCCATCCGGAGCGCCTCGCCGAGGGCGTGCTCGGAGGCGAGGACGGGCGCCGGCTCTTCGAGAGCATCGTCGACGCCCTCGGCTGA
- the purS gene encoding phosphoribosylformylglycinamidine synthase subunit PurS: MKARVVVTLKKSVLDPQGLAVGRALGSLGFNEVKDVRLGKIIELDLDARDAAEARKRVQDMCEKLLANTVIEEYRVEEIR; encoded by the coding sequence ATGAAGGCGCGCGTCGTGGTCACGCTGAAGAAGTCGGTGCTCGATCCGCAGGGGCTCGCCGTCGGCCGCGCCCTGGGGTCGCTCGGCTTCAACGAGGTGAAGGACGTCCGGTTGGGCAAGATCATCGAGCTGGACCTCGACGCGAGGGACGCGGCCGAGGCGAGGAAACGGGTGCAGGACATGTGCGAGAAGCTCCTCGCCAACACCGTGATCGAAGAGTATCGGGTGGAGGAGATCCGCTGA